From one Brachypodium distachyon strain Bd21 chromosome 4, Brachypodium_distachyon_v3.0, whole genome shotgun sequence genomic stretch:
- the LOC100828131 gene encoding NAC domain-containing protein 71, whose protein sequence is MDYYHSGGSSDQSSSSPSLSLPPGFRFHPTDEELVNYYLCRKCGGLPLAAPVIAEVDLYKFEPWRLPEKSAAAMAGAGGDEAKEWYFFSPRDRKYPNGSRPNRAAGTGYWKATGADKPVGSPRPVAIKKALVFYAGKPPKGVKTNWIMHEYRLADVDRSAAARKKNNHNALRLDDWVLCRIYNKKGVIERYDTADSSVSDSGDVKPAGPAPGAKKNPRAVPPAMKVELSDYGFYGGGNHPSPPATEMLCFERGASAAADRDSNSNHSMPRLHTDSSSSDRALSSPSQLSLSPEFPSDMDYAESQHINAAGGGDAGGWLGEDWAGAIDDDGFAMDGSLVFDPPLSPGAFARDAAAFGDMLAYLQKPF, encoded by the exons ATGGACTACTACCACAGCGGCGGATCATCAGACCagtcgtcctcgtcgccgtcgcttTCGCTGCCGCCGGGGTTCCGCTTCCACCCGACGGACGAGGAGCTCGTCAACTACTACCTCTGCCGCAAGTGCGGCGGCCTGCCCCTCGCCGCGCCCGTGATCGCCGAGGTCGACCTGTACAAGTTCGAGCCATGGCGGCTGCCGGAGAAATCTGCCGCGGCgatggccggcgccggaggggaTGAGGCCAAGGAGTGGTACTTCTTCTCCCCGAGGGACCGCAAGTACCCCAACGGGTCGCGGCCCAACCGCGCCGCCGGGACGGGTTACTGGAAGGCCACGGGCGCCGACAAGCCCGTGGGCTCGCCCCGGCCTGTGGCTATCAAGAAGGCCCTCGTCTTCTACGCCGGGAAGCCGCCCAAGGGGGTCAAAACTAACTGGATCATGCATGAGTATCGCCTCGCCGATGTCGatcgctccgccgccgccaggaagaagaacaacCACAACGCTCTCAGG CTGGATGACTGGGTGCTGTGCCGGATCTACAACAAGAAGGGCGTCATCGAGCGGTACGACACGGCGGACTCCTCCGTCTCCGACTCCGGCGACGTCAAGCCGGCTGGTCCTGCGCCGGGGGCGAAGAAGAACCCGCGGGCCGTTCCGCCGGCCATGAAGGTCGAGCTCTCAGACTACGGGTTCTACGGCGGCGGGAACCACCCGTCCCCGCCGGCCACGGAGATGCTCTGCTTCGAGCGCggggcctcggcggcggcggaccgggactcgaactcgaaccACTCCATGCCGCGGCTGCACACGGACTCGAGCTCCTCCGACCGCGCGCTCTCCTCGCCCTCGCAGCTCTCCCTGTCCCCGGAGTTCCCCAGCGACATGGATTACGCCGAGAGCCAGCACATTAACGCCGCCGGGGGCGGCGACGCCGGAGGATGGCTGGGGGAAGATTGGGCAGGGGcgatcgacgacgacgggtTCGCCATGGATGGTTCCCTCGTCTTCGACCCGCCGCTGTCGCCCGGCGCCTTCGCGCGCGACGCCGCCGCATTCGGGGACATGCTCGCCTACCTTCAGAAACCCTTCTGA